In the Styela clava chromosome 8, kaStyClav1.hap1.2, whole genome shotgun sequence genome, one interval contains:
- the LOC120346324 gene encoding uncharacterized protein LOC120346324, translating to MTNPVGPLNMRADWDQVGSSEREKKLVVNNVLTFMSNKIHEIQRGKLIDIIMKHNLFTDEMIRQARIVLWAHCAPESCGFNREGLQVRRDNIENMFNLLSLLSTTRMNVKFVADDINVFPAIPHDEMNDVDISSLFDSIAGLQADLSSVVSTLLPMQEKIFELGRKVTSVKKNCAKKAMTSCSELYQDDSDTSRLDKTNTSLSCDSPSDASVNSLIMQTEIPQTPDVLPNPPDVLLSPPPMIPLNMSDMILPTMVNKEHAQTFAKVKRPKSTMIPWQNNARSSKSKLYSNLPSKLKGIAKTTDNAISCANCNTTRTTLWRRSAKGDLVCNACGLYFRLHGVPRPLAMKKNGLQTRTRKEKKNRKSSTPQHNKASSTSPGSLKNSTPIIDSSARRNLEEFPSMIAWSKTVHQLYGLDTSMSSLPSTTESASMSLPQTTSSPALSSAVSSTTLNPHAVVLKSETDDQF from the exons ATGACTAATCCAGTTGGACCTTTGAACATGAGAGCTGACTGGGATCAAGTTGGTTCATCAGAACGGGAAAAGAAGCTTGTTGTAAACAATGTTCTTACGTTTATGTCGAACAAGATTCATGAAATTCAACGTGGAAAACTGATAGACATAATAATGAAACATAATTTGTTTACTGATGAAATGATAAGACAAGCTAGAATAGTTCTCTGGGCTCATTGTGCACCAGAGTCATGCGGATTTAACAGAGAAGGCCTTCAAGTACGGAGggacaatattgaaaatatgttcaatCTTTTGTCTTTACTGAGCACAACAAGAATGAATGTCAAGTTCGTAGCAGATGATATTAATGTTTTTCCAGCGATACCACATGATGAAATGAATGATGTTGATATATCGTCACTTTTTGACTCCATCGCTGGTCTGCAGGCTGACTTGTCATCAGTTGTATCAACATTATTACCAATGcaggaaaaaatatttgagcTAGGAAGAAAAGTTACAAGcgtgaaaaaaaattgtgcaaaaAAGGCTATGACAAGTTGTTCTGAACTCTATCAAGATGACAGTGATACATCAAGACTAGATAAAACTAATACTTCATTATCGTGTGATTCTCCATCAGATGCGTCTGTCAACAGTTTGATCATGCAAACTGAGATCCCCCAAACCCCCGATGTTCTTCCCAATCCTCCAGATGTTTTACTCTCACCCCCTCCTATGATCCCATTGAATATGAGTGATATGATTTTACCCACAATGGTCAATAAAGAACATGCTCAAACCTTCGCTAAAGTGAAGCGACCAAAATCTACCATGATACCATGGCAAAATAATGCAAGGAGTTCTAAGTCAAAATTATACTCAAATTTGCCCAGTAAG CTGAAGGGCATAGCTAAAACCACTGACAACGCGATATCATGCGCTAACTGCAATACCACGAGGACGACACTTTGGAGACGAAGTGCAAAAGGAGATCTTGTTTGCAATGCATGTGGATTATACTTCAGACTACATGGG GTTCCTCGTCCTCTTGCtatgaagaaaaatggattACAAACTAGAACAAGGAAGGAgaagaaaaatagaaaaagcTCGACACCTCAGCACAACAAAGCATCAAGTACAAGTCCAGGATCTCTGAAAAACAGCACACCGATTATTG ATTCATCAGCGAGAAGAAATCTTGAAGAATTTCCATCTATGATCGCTTGGAGCAAAACTGTCCATCAACTTTATGGACTTGATACAAGTATGTCGTCACTTCCATCTACAACTGAAAGTGCATCGATGTCTTTGCCACAAACCACTTCATCTCCAGCTCTAAGTTCTGCTGTTAGTTCGACTACTTTAAATCCACATGCGGTTGTTTTGAAATCAGAAACAGATGATCAGTTTTAG